A stretch of Synergistaceae bacterium DZ-S4 DNA encodes these proteins:
- the acpP gene encoding acyl carrier protein, which yields MEEVQAKLKEIVMDRLNAEEEQIKPEASFVEDLGADSLDIVELIMGIEEEFDIEIPDEDAEKLTTVGEAMNYVKAKLGVEG from the coding sequence TTGGAAGAAGTACAGGCAAAACTTAAGGAGATCGTAATGGACCGCCTTAACGCGGAAGAAGAGCAGATCAAGCCGGAAGCGTCATTTGTCGAAGATCTCGGCGCTGACTCCCTCGATATCGTTGAGCTCATCATGGGCATCGAAGAGGAATTTGACATCGAGATCCCTGATGAAGACGCAGAAAAACTCACCACAGTCGGCGAGGCTATGAACTATGTTAAAGCCAAGCTGGGAGTGGAAGGCTAG